One genomic region from Falco rusticolus isolate bFalRus1 chromosome 19, bFalRus1.pri, whole genome shotgun sequence encodes:
- the ZNF687 gene encoding zinc finger protein 687, which produces MGDMKTPDFDDLLAAFDIPDIDTNEAIHSGHEEADAHIKQVPGEPGPPDHVLPHTDITAVSVIVKNTVCPEQLDALDGRGKDGHVIGPRLLQNGFGAAEMPRSPTSRSVEAVASSNGECWVKEKGPKPLDIFSHFSPDPNEDNAANLIDRPRECKPKEKSLAVPSLSPSPTPSLDCKEPMGESTENLPPAFPQSFETSQAGGANGSPPAIPCIKKEESDSEEVGHEASPKGLAAALGDSPLEHLKSVTVRYSTDDSPIASWPGSDPNLDSSASNLPEVKHSPASPREPFFKASSPVVQSPRLPTSPKQLDNITLKEEQEMLEKSMGSPQSMSSAEEEEEEEENNNDSPSSNSSRPLKVRIKTIKTSCGSITRTVTRVSSDSEPGSTKGSAEQSSQETSLEGVSFSALAEKEEGIALEVPKEKMELSSPLKNIEGPKIVSVQLGNGTKLKGTVLPVSTIQNASSAMLIAASVAQQKSVVLPAKTGKAVAKNIINLVPQTLPKADTRTNVSTVTQTTTITTTANQKVNGTTVVMVQPQKPSPTIAGTVISRSQSSLVEAFNKILNSKNLLPTYKPNLNPPADASLTLPPFGYRCLECGDSFALEKSLARHYDRRSMRIEVTCNHCTKRLVFFNKCSLLLHAREHKDKGLVMQCSHLVMRPIALDQMIGQPDITPLVSVTSFPASKVTGVAQDTLATANGAQDLPILPLSNSSEQTNYSCFRCLECKEQCKDKAGLAAHFQQAVTTGTTSSTVCTTCPMIMSNRCSFNAHQRMHKNRPPHVCPECGGNFLLANFESHLKEACLHFSRRVGYRCPSCAVVFGGVNSIKSHIQTSHCEVFHKCPICPMAFKSAPSAHAHVYTQHPGFSNQQSKMIYKCAMCDTVFTHKPLLSSHFDQHLLNQRVSVFKCPDCPLLFAQKRTMLEHLKNTHQPQKPKEDLAKKAAILLTPKQEPVETPVSKISEESSSSTEEDEPPSSPELRKTKRSRFQRKTVNKSKGSGWTCGVCHSWFPERDEYVSHMKKDHGKSVKKFPCHLCERSFCSAPSLRRHVRVNHEGIKRVYPCRYCTEGKRTFSSRLILEKHIQVRHGIKVTDQMKSQEVVIARIGTGTTQVSGRKRKLSSDEGDSCSEEPDSTTPPSKNPKGDRKAPFRCRKCGYLASSSADFQEHIPSTGLTRASHQCRVVRALLHLPGLPSNRHRFITHKTKKGASEMEEPGPRSPLEGGAQHVADGKLSCKVCGRCFDSQLNLKTPSARTAWPSSAPGRTPAPRTSAPAAGTYPAAASARLGPPPPPGQPFGSGAGKRP; this is translated from the exons ATGGGTGACATGAAAACTCCAGATTTTGATGACCTTCTGGCAGCTTTCGATATTCCTGACATCGACACGAACGAGGCCATCCATTCCGGCCACGAGGAAGCTGACGCTCACATCAAGCAAGTCCCCGGGGAGCCAGGACCCCCTGACCACGTCCTCCCACACACAGACATCACTGCTGTCAGCGTGATTGTGAAGAACACCGTCTGCCCCGAGCAGCTTGATGCCCTGGATGGGCGCGGTAAAGATGGGCACGTCATTGGGCCCCGCTTGCTGCAGAATGGTTTTGGGGCCGCTGAGATGCCCAGGTCCCCCACCTCCAGGTCTGTGGAAGCTGTGGCATCCTCCAACGGGGAGTGTTGGGTGAAGGAAAAAGGCCCCAAACCCCTGGATATCTTTTCCCATTTTAGCCCCGATCCCAACGAAGACAACGCTGCCAACCTGATTGACAGACCCCGGGAGTGTAAACCGAAGGAGAAGTCCCTCGCTgtgccctccctctccccatcccccaccccgTCGCTGGACTGCAAAGAGCCCATGGGAGAGAGCACGGAGAACCTGCCCCCGGCTTTCCCGCAGTCCTTTGAAACAAGCCAGGCAGGGGGTGCAAATGGGTCCCCTCCTGCCATCCCCTGCATCAAAAAAGAGGAGTCTGACTCGGAGGAGGTGGGCCACGAAGCCAGCCCGAAgggcctggctgcagccttgGGTGACAGTCCCTTGGAGCACCTGAAATCGGTCACCGTTCGCTACTCCACGGATGATTCTCCCATCGCGTCCTGGCCCGGTTCTGACCCAAACCTTGACAGCAGCGCCAGCAACCTTCCTGAAGTGAAACACTCGCCTGCCAGCCCCCGGGAGCCGTTCTTCAAGGCCTCCTCACCGGTGGTACAAAGCCCCAGGCTCCCCACTTCTCCAAAGCAGCTGGACAACATCACCCTCAAGGAAGAGCAAGAAATGCTGGAGAAGTCGATGGGAAGTCCACAGAGTATGTCCAGTgctgaagaagaggaggaggaagaagaaaacaacaatgATTCCCCTTCTTCCAATTCCTCACGGCCCCTGAAAGTGCGGATTAAAACCATCAAAACATCTTGTGGCAGCATCACCCGGACAGTGACCAGGGTCTCCTCGGATTCAGAGCCAGGCTCCACCAAGGGCTCGGCCGAGCAGAGCTCCCAGGAGACTTCTCTCGAGGGTGTCAGCTTCTCAGCGCtggcagagaaagaggaagggatCGCGCTGGAGGTGCCCAAGGAGAAAATGGAGCTCTCCAGCCCCTTGAAAAACATTGAGGGGCCGAAAATTGTCAGTGTTCAGCTTGGCAATGGCACCAAGCTCAAAGGCACTGTCCTGCCCGTCTCCACCATCCAGAACGCCAGCAGCGCCATGCTGATCGCGGCCAGTGTGGCTCAGCAAAAATCCGTGGTGCTGCCGGCCAAGACGGGTAAAGCCGTGGCCAAGAACATCATCAACCTGGTGCCACAGACCCTGCCCAAAGCCGACACCAGGACCAACGTCAGCACCGTGACGCAGACCACAACCATCACCACCACGGCCAACCAGAAAGTCAACGGCACCACGGTTGTGATGGTGCAGCCGCAGAAGCCTTCCCCTACCATCGCGGGCACCGTCATTTCCAGGAGCCAGTCCAGCCTCGTGGAAGCCTTTAACAAGATCCTCAACAGTAAAAACCTCTTGCCGACGTACAAACCCAACCTGAATCCTCCGGCCGACGCGAGCCTCACCCTGCCTCCCTTCGGATACCGCTGCCTGGAGTGCGGGGACTCCTTCGCCCTGGAGAAGAGCTTGGCTCGCCACTACGACCGGCGAAGCATGCGCATCGAGGTAACCTGCAACCACTGCACCAAACGCCTCGTCTTCTTTAACAAGTGCAGTTTGCTCCTCCACGCGCGGGAGCACAAGGACAAAGGGCTGGTGATGCAGTGTTCCCATTTGGTCATGAGGCCGATCGCTTTGGATCAAATGATCGGACAGCCGGACATCACCCCCCTGGTCTCGGTGACCTCCTTCCCCGCTAGCAAAGTGACTGGCGTGGCTCAGGACACCTTGGCCACGGCCAACGGGGCTCAGGACCTCCCCATCCTGCCTCTGAGCAACAGCTCGGAGCAGACCAACTACAGCTGCTTCAGGTGCCTGGAGTGCAAAGAACAATGCAAGGACAAAGCTGGGCTGGCCGCGCATTTCCAGCAGGCGGTGACCACGGGGACGACCAGCAGCACG GTTTGTACGACGTGTCCCATGATCATGTCCAATCGCTGCAGCTTTAACGCCCATCAGCGGATGCACAAAAACCGGCCGCCCCACGTCTGCCCCGAGTGCGGAGGGAACTTCCTCCTGGCGAACTTCGAGAGCCACCTGAAGGAGGCCTGCCTGCACTTCTCCCGCAGAGTGGGGTACAG gtGTCCCAGCTGCGCTGTGGTCTTCGGTGGGGTCAACTCCATCAAGTCCCACATCCAGACCTCCCACTGCGAGGTGTTCCACAAGTGCCCCATCTGCCCCATGGCGTTCAAGTCGGCCCCCAGCGCCCACGCGCACGTCTACACGCAGCACCCTGGCTTCAGCAATCAGCAGTCCAA AATGATTTACAAGTGTGCAATGTGCGACACGGTCTTCACCCACAagcccctgctctcctcccacTTCGACCAGCATCTGCTCAACCAGCGGGTCAGTGTCTTCAAGTGTCCGGACTGCCCGCTGCTCTTCGCCCAGAAGCGCaccatgctggagcacctcaaG AACACTCATCAGCCCCAGAAGCCAAAGGAAGACCTGGCAAAGAAGGCAGCCATCCTGCTCACGCCGAAGCAGGAGCCTGTCGAAACGCCCGTGTCCAAGATCTCGGAGGAGTCGTCGTCCTCCACGGAGGAGGAcgagccccccagctcccccgAGCTGCGCAAGACCAAGCGAAGCCGCTTCCAGCGCAAGACGGTCAACAAGTCCAAGGGCAGCGGGTGGACGTGCGGCGTCTGCCACTCCTGGTTCCCGGAGCGCGATGAGTATGTCTCCCACATGAAGAAGGACCACGGCAAG TCGGTGAAGAAGTTCCCGTGCCACCTGTGCGAGCGGTCGTTCTGCTCCGCTCCCAGCCTCCGGAGACACGTGCGAGTGAATCACGAAGGGATCAAGCGCGTCTATCCCTGCCG GTACTGCACCGAGGGCAAAAGGACCTTCAGCAGCCGGCTCATCCTGGAGAAACACATCCAGGTGCGACACGGGATCAAAGTGACCGACCAGATGAAGAGCCAGGAGGTCGTTATCGCCCGGATAGGGACCGGCACCACGCAG GTGTCCGGGCGGAAGCGGAAACTTTCCTCGGACGAGGGTGACTCGTGCAGCGAGGAGCCCGACAGCACCACCCCTCCCTCCAAAAACCCCAAGGGCGACCGCAAGGCCCCCTTCCGCTGCCGCAAGTGCGGTTACCTCGCCAGCAGCTCAGCCGACTTCCAGGAGCACATCCCCAGCACCGGACTGACGAGAGCTTCCCACCAGTGCCGGGTAGTGCGGGCTCTGCTTCACCTCCCAGGTCTTCCCTCAAACCGCCACCGCTTCATCACCCACAAGACGAAGAAGGGAGCGAGCGAGATGGAGGAGCCGGGGCCCCGGAGCCCGCTGGAAGGAGGCGCCCAGCACGTGGCCGACGGCAAGCTCTCCTGCAAGGTGTGCGGCCGCTGCTTTGACAGCCAGCTCAACCTCAAGACACCTTCCGCACGCACGGCATGGCCTTCATCCGCGCCAGGCAGAACGCCAGCCCCGAGAACTAGCGCCCCGGCAGCGGGTACATACCCAGCGGCTGCCAGCGCCCGCCTGggcccccctcctcctcctgggcaGCCTTTCGGCAGCGGCGCGGGGAAGAGACCGTAA